A part of Escherichia marmotae genomic DNA contains:
- the kptA gene encoding RNA 2'-phosphotransferase has translation MAKYSEKDLADTSKFLSFVLRHKPEAIGIVLDREGWANIDKLILCAQKAGKRLTRALLDSVVATSDKKRFSYSSDGRCIRAVQGHSTSQVAIAFTEKTPPQFLYHGTASRFLEAIKSQGLIAGERHYVHLSADEATARKVGERHGTPVILTVKAQEMAKRGIPFWQAENGVWLTSTVAVEFLDWQGKQPL, from the coding sequence AGTGAAAAAGATCTGGCGGATACGAGTAAGTTTTTAAGTTTTGTCCTCCGACATAAACCAGAGGCGATTGGCATCGTGCTGGATCGTGAAGGGTGGGCGAATATCGATAAGCTCATACTCTGTGCACAAAAAGCGGGCAAGCGGTTAACGCGTGCATTACTGGATTCCGTGGTCGCCACCAGTGATAAGAAGCGCTTTAGTTATTCCAGTGATGGTAGGTGTATTCGTGCTGTTCAGGGGCATTCGACTTCGCAGGTCGCTATTGCCTTCACCGAAAAAACACCGCCACAATTTCTCTACCACGGTACGGCAAGTCGTTTCCTTGAGGCGATAAAAAGTCAGGGATTAATTGCAGGGGAGCGTCACTATGTGCATCTCTCTGCTGATGAAGCGACAGCTCGCAAAGTAGGAGAAAGACACGGAACGCCGGTTATCTTAACCGTCAAAGCACAGGAAATGGCGAAACGAGGAATACCTTTCTGGCAAGCGGAAAACGGGGTCTGGCTGACATCAACTGTTGCGGTTGAGTTTCTTGACTGGCAAGGGAAACAGCCCTTATGA